ttaaaatacAAAGAATGGTGTTAACACGTCAGATCAGATAGGCCTAGGGATTGACTCTTCTACctaagcacttgtggaaccaTTAGTGTTGTAAGCAGAATTAGGAAATGAAAATCACAGTGGGCagggtatttatatataccctCCTAGCATCAGCAGATAAATTGCACTGACAGGTTTCCAAGAGTTTAGATTCTTAATACTCGACTTCACAGATGGAGCATCATGAGCTATGTCAGCCACGTATCTCTGAGCGGAGAACAGCAGCTATCGACCATGACATCCCCTTCCTTACTATCCCAAGTTGCAGCCTATGAGGATTCAGTTGGTGCTCATTTGGCAACCCTGCTACAGTCAGATCAACACTCTGTTGTCATATCATCTGCAAAGTAAGACTGGCATCAGATAAGACTTCAAATTCTGATGTTGGACTTTTCTGTGATAGGAAGCAATGTGAAATTCATTATCTTTGAAGTCATCATCCATTACTTTTACAGTATTTATGTACAAAGTAAAATTTATCTTGTTAGAAAAAATGTGCCATAACATACATTGAATTTTATCTTTCTGTTGATAAGGATTAGTAGACATGAGATTGAAAGTTTCTAGGCAGTAACTGATACCCAACCATATTTCCAGAGTCCTTTGCGAGACAATCAAATCCCTGATAATGAAAGTGGGTAAGAGTTGGGGAGACTCATCAGAATCACAAGATGGTGCGGCATCATCAGAGGATTCACTAACAGCCAAATGCGCGGTGCTCAATGACAAGCTTGACCTGCTTCTCCGTGCCTTGCATGAAGAGAGTATAGCCTCAATGTCCACTGTCAGTAGTGTGCAAGAAGATTCATCTTTTGTAGATGAGGTAGAGAAACTCAGGTCTTAAACTGTCTGAATATGATGAAGTCTTGTGTTACATGctattttgtctctgtctgtcatcttttttcccttctcctcttctctcttttctcagtttcctttttttttctttctacccatcctcatcctcttccaccacctgtaCCTCTAATCCCagctcttccatccctcctcctcttcctccacctccacctcctcctcctcttcctcctcgtccacctccacctcctcctcctcttcctcctcctccacctcctcctcttcttcttcctcctcctcctactcttactcctcctcctcctcctcctcctcctccttcatctcctcctcctcctccatctcctcctcctcctcctctcccaccacctgTACCTCTAATCCCagctcttccatctcctcctcctcctcctcctcctctgcctcctcctcctgctcctcctcttcctcttcctccttctccttctccttctccacctccttctcctccttctcctcctcctcctcctcctcctcctcctcctcctcctcctcctcctcttcctcttcctcttcctcttcctcttcctcttcctcctcctcctcctcctcctcctcctcctcctcctcctccccctcttcctcttcctcttcctctttctcctcctcctcttcctctttctcctcctcctcctcctcctcctcctcttcctcttcctcttcctctttctcctcctcctcttcctccctctcctcctcttccttccccccttaatAGTTCAGGAAGCAAAACTCACAAGAGAAATACCCCTTGGTTGCAGAGCCCTGATACGAGTGTTGATCTGGACAGTGCTGAAAGGACCAGTTTGTGTAAAGATGAAAAGAATATATCTAACATTCACCAAAGAAAGAAGACCAAAACGGTATGGAAATGATTGATTGTTTTGTTATTGGATATAATGCCTAGAGCTGAACTGAAgactattacttatttatttatttttttatttgatggaATCAGAATATCATATAAGCACctagagatgttttttttttatgctgtgtCAGATATCCACTTTTAAGAAACATTAGGAAGTCTTATAGAcatcctttatttctctattgAAGATAATATCAGTGGCCATGTATGCACAACCTTATCTTTCACATTAATGTTGAAACTAACCAGACACCTTACCTTCTCACAGAAACACTTTATAGAGCGTGATGCTTTAATGTCTAGAGCAAATAGCCTGAAAAAAGCTGTCAGAGAAATCATAGAACACACTGAGAGAGCCGTTGACAGCCAGAATGAACAGACCTTCAGTCGACAGCAGCCACCCACTATCAGGCTTGAGCCATCTGAAGATGACCCCTCACATGAAATACAGGCTCCGACTATCACACACTCAGGTTTacaggtaaaagaagaagagggtgttTTTGGAATGTATTAGATAGGTGTTTGATTTATCTTTTAAGCAGGGTAATAAGATAGAAGGAACATCTCGGAAATGAGAAAACTGTTGATATAAAAAAGCACATTTTGACTTGTAAATGAACTTCAGATCTAACAGATTTTTCCATCTAGTTTTGTCTCtgtaatttttttattgtaaGGTTGTCTTTTCAAAGACTGATAGGATGAACTGTGTAAGAATCTCATTGGGATTATAAAGATTAGTGAGTCAAAAAGCAGATATTCTTATCATAGGATACCTCAGTcttttattaatgatgattaatgatgaataGCTCATTTATTTACAAGGAAAAGAACCAGTCTATTTGCAAATTCTTGAAGGGAACAAATGGTAGTATGTGATACTGTTTCTAGTATATGTAGGTCCTTAGAGTGCTTGGTAGACACACCTGTATGATAGAATGTCACTCATCCtttggttattttattattcagttACCCGAAATtagattaaagaaaaatgaagtgCACATTTCCCTGTAACATCTTCGTAAATATAGAATATTTTTGGTTATAACTGCTTTGTTGCATTTGAACTGCAGGaacatgtatagtgtatataatatgtactttgctctgttttcttgtttattgattttcccTTCCACTTAGATTTGTATGTATTGATTATTATTGCTCATATTATTGCATTTTATTAACAgtattccttatttcttttgtACTGTAGCTATGCTATTGACagcacatgtattttttttttattgacacaTTTGCATATTCTTCCAAGTATGCATGTGGAAGTAGGTAAATGGTAACTTATATTGTGATTCCTCTTGTAGGTCCTGCCCACCATCGATGCTTCTTCATCTGAGCCATCGccgtgcccctccccccttcctgctccCGGGTTGCCTCCATTTGTTTCATCCATCACCAcaaacttccccctcccccccgtctctcctctcccatcatcCCATCCCATGTATTCCATCCACACTCAGCAGCTCTCTGGCTCTTCTTTCCTCCAGCTCCCAGGAGGAAGCTCACCTCCCCTTGACACAGCTGTTGATGAGACTGTGGAACAACTGAGGTTCCAATACCAAGCCATCTCTCCCCTGCCTGACCTGCGCCGTGAGAGTCACGGGGAATTTGAGTTTCCCCCGACCCTCCCCGTTCCCAGTGAGTTTGCCGATCTCTCCAGGAAGAACAGCAtgcaagaggggagagagggtgagcggGGCCCCCCAATATCCTTTGAGGACATTGAAGTGCAGATACAATCCTCCACTGACAATCTCTTAGACGTAGGTGAAGACGAGCCTTACACTTTTGAGGAAAAGTCCATCACAGAAATCAGGGACTCACTTGTTAATTCCTTGAACAACTCACTAGATATTGATGAGGATTGGGAAGAGGATGCAGCAGAAGATAGGAATAAGGAGCAGACTGATGAAGAACAGAAAGTTGATGATACTCAGGAAGATGATAAGGAAAAGACTGAAGCAGGAGATAGTGACGAAACAGACAATACTGTAAGGGAGACTTGCAAATATGAGGCcaaggatgatgaaaatggcaacacAGAGGACACGACACCAGAAGGAGACATCAGTGTCATTGAAGATGTGTCCACTAATGTAGAAGATGAAGACTTTCCCACAGTAAGAGAGAACCTTGAAACTGAAGAATATGAGACTGAGGAGGTTCCTCAAAGAGAAGATCCTACAGGAGAAGAGTCACATGAAGAAATTCAGACTCCAGAAGTCCCTCTTGCTGAGGCTGAGACTTCAGAAAGCATTGAGGATGAGCTAGAAGATTCTGTACCTCCTCCTTTAGAGCGTTATGTGGAGGGTGCTGAAGCCACAGCAGAAGAAGACCAAGAcgaggagaaaggtgaggagtGTGAGTagcctctttgtttttgtttctgaagACTGAAAGCTTATTGGCAGATGTGCATGATTTTTTGTAAATGtttataagtaaaaaaagaagagatttcAGAGACAGTGATTGCTTTATAGCTGGAATTCATAATGAAAATTGATATCTTAAATGAGAATTAGCTTGTTGAGATAGTTATGCTTTTCATCATCCAAGCTTCAATTTGATTGTATGTTAAACATGAATTAGCCATTTTGCTATATGCTGTTCACATACAAGAATATGTTGCCCTCATAGGAAATAAGTTGCTCCATGTACTTTCATCAGCTCCAAAAGcttctcagtttttttttatgctttaagACACTTAATTTTAGGATGTGAAATTATATCACTCATGGTTATAGAAATGCCTTAGATTTCATAAATTTTAACTGCCTATTGAACTTGCATAGTGTAAATTTGACACACACTTGTCAGTCCTTAGGAAAAAATAGTCATGTATTTTCTCATAAGGTGTAATATCTATCCACCATTTTCTTACAAGTTTGGTGCCCAACCAAATTTCGTATGTACTTTTATTTCTGACAGCTTCCCTCCTTTTTATTGCATACGATGATCCCAAAACTTGTTAATGACGATGGCAGTGCATGCTTGCTTGTAGGGCTTGTTATTGTAGTTAGATTGGTGTTCACTTCATGTATATTGGTGTTTTTAAAATATTTGTTCACGTGTCAAGTtggtgtttattatatattatattatgcgcCCCTTGCTTCAACCTATTAATCAGGTGTTTATTCCCATTTGCTGCTTAATCAGGTTATAGCACTGAGtatgatcatgaaaatgtttaatgtttaaggTGTGTGAAAGggcaaagaaaaggggaagtCCTACAAATGTTGAACAGCATCCCTACTTCTTGGTGATGAGGTATTTACTGAATACTAAGGGTCTTTTTTGGAAGCTctcatttgcatttttatttgtttctattttttttttttttttttttttttttttttagatatcagtCTATAGTTCAGAATTATTGAATGATAAATGTTTTAAGGATGTTAAGATGAGATAGATTTTGAATGAGAATGTAGGTTGATATTAACATATAGGCTAATGCTGCGATTAAAAGTAAATGAGATGGATGAGTGTAATGATGAAACGGTATTTTAATTCTTAAAAATCAGGATTCAGGATTTGTCAAGTGTACTGTGTGCTTGCTATAGAAATTCCCTTGTGACATGATCATTCCCATGTAAATAGACCACCTATGATACATGGTGTAATAGTATGTCCGCTTCTAAATGATTTTATTGTTTCAGATAGAAGTAGATTCTGGATTTCTTTTTTCAGTGGCATcaggaaagaatatatatatatatatatatatatatatatatatatatatatatatatatatatatatatatatatatatatatatttatatatatatttatatatatatgtatatatatatatatatatatttatatatttatatatttatatatatatttatttatatatatttatatatatatttatatatatatttttatatatatatatttatatatttatatatatatatatatatatatatatatatatatattaatatatataaatattatatatatatatatatatatatatataaacatataaatatataaacataaatatatatatatatatatatatatatatatatatatatatatatatataaatatataaatatatatatatatatataaatatacatataaatatatatatatatatatatatatatatatatatatatatatatatttatatatatatttatatgtatatttatatatatatatatatttatatatttatatatttatatatatatatatatatatatatatatatatatatatatatatatatatatatatatatatttatgtttatatatttatatgtttatatatatatatatatatatatatatatat
This genomic interval from Penaeus vannamei isolate JL-2024 chromosome 35, ASM4276789v1, whole genome shotgun sequence contains the following:
- the LOC138859310 gene encoding diacylglycerol kinase delta-like; translated protein: MNGGPVLGLRLFKCFNPFRILICSGDGSVGWVLSEIDKLHMTNQCQIGVLPLGTGNDLARVLGWGSACDDDTHLPHILEKYERATTKMLDRWSIMSYVSHVSLSGEQQLSTMTSPSLLSQVAAYEDSVGAHLATLLQSDQHSVVISSAKVLCETIKSLIMKVGKSWGDSSESQDGAASSEDSLTAKCAVLNDKLDLLLRALHEESIASMSTVSSVQEDSSFVDESPDTSVDLDSAERTSLCKDEKNISNIHQRKKTKTKHFIERDALMSRANSLKKAVREIIEHTERAVDSQNEQTFSRQQPPTIRLEPSEDDPSHEIQAPTITHSGLQVLPTIDASSSEPSPCPSPLPAPGLPPFVSSITTNFPLPPVSPLPSSHPMYSIHTQQLSGSSFLQLPGGSSPPLDTAVDETVEQLRFQYQAISPLPDLRRESHGEFEFPPTLPVPSEFADLSRKNSMQEGREGERGPPISFEDIEVQIQSSTDNLLDVGEDEPYTFEEKSITEIRDSLVNSLNNSLDIDEDWEEDAAEDRNKEQTDEEQKVDDTQEDDKEKTEAGDSDETDNTVRETCKYEAKDDENGNTEDTTPEGDISVIEDVSTNVEDEDFPTVRENLETEEYETEEVPQREDPTGEESHEEIQTPEVPLAEAETSESIEDELEDSVPPPLERYVEGAEATAEEDQDEEKGEECYSTEYDHENV